One stretch of Odocoileus virginianus isolate 20LAN1187 ecotype Illinois chromosome 26, Ovbor_1.2, whole genome shotgun sequence DNA includes these proteins:
- the GRM2 gene encoding metabotropic glutamate receptor 2 has translation MGSLLGLLALLLLWGAMAEGPAKKVLTLEGDLVLGGLFPVHQKGGPAEECGPVNEHRGIQRLEAMLFALDRINRDPSLLPGVRLGAHILDSCSKDTHALEQALDFVRASLSRGADGSRHVCPDGSYATHGDAPTAITGVIGGSYSDVSIQVANLLRLFQIPQISYASTSAKLSDKSRYDYFARTVPPDFFQAKAMAEILRFFNWTYVSTVASEGDYGETGIEAFELEARARNICVATSEKVGRAMSRAAFEGVVRALLQKPSARVAVLFTRSEDARELLAATQRLNASFTWVASDGWGALESVVAGSEGAAEGAITIELASYPISDFASYFQSLDPWNNSRNPWFREFWEQRFHCSFRQQDCAAHSLRAMPFEQESKIMFVVNAVYAMAHALHNMHRALCPNTTRLCDAMRPVNGRRLYKDFVLNVKFDAPFRPADTHSEVRFDRFGDGIGRYNIFTYLRAGGGRYRYQKVGYWAEGLTLDTSLIPWASPSAGPLPASRCSEPCLQNEVKSVQPGEVCCWLCIPCQPYEYRLDEFTCADCGLGYWPNASLTGCFELPQEYIRWGDAWAVGPVTIACLGALATLFVLGVFVRHNATPVVKASGRELCYILLGGVFLCYCMTFIFIAKPSTAVCTLRRLGLGTAFSVCYSALLTKTNRIARIFGGAREGAQRPRFISPASQVAICLALISGQLLIVVTWLVVEAPGTGKETAPERREVVTLRCNHRDASMLGSLAYNVLLIALCTLYAFKTRKCPENFNEAKFIGFTMYTTCIIWLAFLPIFYVTSSDYRVQTTTMCVSVSLSGSVVLGCLFAPKLHIILFQPQKNVVSHRTPTSRFGSAAARASSSLGQGSGSQFVPTVCNGREVVDSTTSSL, from the exons ATGGGATCACTGCTTGGGctcctggctctgctgctgctgtgggGCGCCATGGCTGAAGGCCCAGCCAAGAAGGTGCTGACCCTGGAGGGGGACCTGGTTCTGGGTGGGCTGTTTCCGGTACATCAGAAGGGTGGCCCAGCAGAAGAGTGTGGTCCTGTCAATGAACATCGCGGTATCCAGCGTCTGGAGGCCATGCTTTTTGCTCTGGATCGTATCAACCGTGACCCAAGCCTGCTCCCAGGAGTGCGCCTGGGTGCGCACATACTTGACAGTTGCTCCAAGGACACACATGCTCTGGAGCAGGCACTTGACTTTGTGCGGGCGTCACTCAGCCGGGGCGCCGACGGCTCACGCCACGTTTGCCCTGACGGCTCTTATGCCACTCATGGCGATGCTCCCACTGCCATCACTGGTGTCATCGGCGGCTCCTACAGCGACGTCTCCATCCAG GTGGCCAACCTCCTGCGGCTATTTCAGATCCCTCAGATCAGCTATGCCTCTACCAGTGCCAAGCTGAGTGATAAGTCCCGCTATGACTACTTTGCCCGCACAGTGCCTCCCGACTTCTTCCAAGCCAAAGCCATGGCTGAGATTCTCCGCTTCTTCAACTGGACCTATGTATCCACTGTGGCATCCGAGGGTGACTATGGTGAGACAGGCATCGAAGCCTTTGAACTAGAGGCCCGCGCCCGCAACATCTGCGTGGCCACCTCGGAGAAGGTGGGCCGCGCCATGAGCCGCGCAGCCTTCGAGGGCGTGGTGCGAGCCCTGCTGCAGAAACCCAGTGCCCGCGTGGCTGTCCTGTTCACCCGCTCCGAGGATGCCCGTGAGCTCCTCGCTGCCACCCAGCGCCTCAATGCCAGCTTCACCTGGGTGGCTAGCGATGGCTGGGGGGCCCTGGAGAGTGTGGTGGCAGGCAGCGAGGGTGCTGCTGAAGGCGCCATCACCATAGAGCTGGCTTCCTACCCCATCAGCGACTTTGCCTCCTACTTCCAGAGCCTGGACCCGTGGAACAACAGCCGGAACCCCTGGTTCCGTGAGTTCTGGGAGCAGAGGTTCCACTGCAGCTTCCGACAGCAAGACTGTGCAGCTCACTCCTTGCGGGCCATGCCCTTTGAGCAAGAGTCCAAGATCATGTTTGTGGTCAATGCGGTGTATGCCATGGCCCATGCCCTGCACAACATGCATCGCGCCCTCTGCCCCAACACCACCCGCCTCTGTGATGCAATGCGGCCCGTCAACGGGCGCCGCCTCTACAAAGACTTCGTGCTCAATGTCAAGTTTGACG CCCCCTTCCGCCCAGCTGACACCCACAGTGAGGTCCGCTTCGACCGCTTTGGGGACGGTATTGGTCGCTACAACATCTTCACCTACCTGCGTGCAGGTGGTGGGCGCTATCGCTACCAGAAGGTGGGCTATTGGGCAGAAGGCCTAACCCTGGACACCAGCCTCATCCCGTGGGCCTCACCCTCAGCCggtcccctgcctgcctctcgCTGCAGTGAACCCTGCCTCCAGAATGAGGTGAAGAGCGTGCAGCCGGGGGAGGTCTGCTGCTGGCTCTGCATTCCCTGCCAGCCCTACGAGTACCGGCTGGATGAGTTCACCTGCGCCGACTGTGGCCTGGGCTACTGGCCCAACGCCAGTCTCACTGGCTGCTTCGAGCTGCCCCAGGAATACATCCGCTGGGGCGATGCCTGGGCCGTGGGACCTGTCACCATCGCCTGCCTAGGCGCCCTGGCTACCCTGTTTGTCCTGGGTGTCTTTGTGAGGCACAACGCCACCCCTGTGGTCAAGGCCTCGGGCCGAGAGCTCTGCTACATCCTGCTGGGCGGCGTCTTCCTCTGCTACTGCATGACCTTCATCTTCATTGCCAAGCCTTCCACAGCGGTGTGCACCTTACGGCGCCTCGGTTTGGGCACTGCCTTCTCCGTCTGCTACTCAGCCCTGCTCACCAAGACCAACCGCATTGCGCGCATCTTCGGTGGGGCCCGGGAGGGAGCCCAGCGGCCGCGCTTCATCAGCCCTGCCTCACAGGTGGCCATCTGCCTGGCCCTTATCTCAGGCCAGCTGCTCATCGTGGTCACCTGGCTGGTGGTGGAGGCCCCGGGCACAGGCAAGGAGACAGCCCCTGAGCGGCGGGAGGTAGTGACATTGCGCTGCAACCACCGCGATGCAAGCATGCTGGGCTCACTGGCCTACAATGTGCTCCTCATTGCCCTCTGCACACTCTATGCCTTCAAGACCCGCAAGTGCCCCGAAAACTTCAATGAGGCCAAGTTCATCGGCTTTACTATGTACACCACCTGCATTATCTGGCTGGCCTTCCTGCCCATCTTCTATGTCACCTCCAGTGACTACCGG